The region cgcgcactgccgctgacacagagagagctcttaccatgtttggttaagaaacatcttcacaaacagtcttttcaactacacagtattatatctgtcttacagtcatttatattatcacagaaatactgggataaagtttatagtttaaatataaacattgatgtctatatggcagcgatcaaaatataacaaatccccttttgaaagtactgcgctttaaataacgtttgtgtcgattgcattgtttcaccaacaggtggcgacaagtgtcttaatttatttgtcaatgaattaatttttcattcaagagaatcgttcaaaagcgctgattcatccagaaatgaaacaagtgtagtaggtttatgagtgagtcgttgaatcagtgatctaaacaactttttcatcattctaatattaaaaaaactggggttttaaatatattatatatacactaccagtgaaaagtttttgaaccataagatgtgtaatgtttttttaaagtctcttctgctcaccaaactatatttatctgatccaaagtacagcaaaaacagtaaagttttgaaatatttttaccatttaaaataactgctttcacttgaatgtattttaaaatgtaatttatttctgtggtgtgcagctgtattttcagcatcattcctccagtcttcagtgtcacatgatcttcagaaatcattctaatatgctgttttgccgttcaaaaaaaacattattattattattattattattattattattattattattattattatgttgaaaacagaggagtagatttttttcaggtttctttgatagaaagttcagaagaccaataattgtgtgtaatagaaatttttgttataaatgtctttgtcacacttgatcaatttaaagaatccttgcaaaataaaataattaatttatatacttgtgataatgataatgttaatagtaataataataattgatctctctatatgagatcaaaaaatcgtgattctcaatttatccagaatcgtgcagccctaatatatatatataaataattattattataattattattataattaattttatgtaCCATAAAATTAAAGAATATGTGCTACGTCCTTCTGACGTGTTGGACTGCCATATTAGAGTGTCTAAATGTATAGCAGTTTGGAGAAGACTGATTAAACTTCCAGCTAAACAAGGTTGAACCTATTTCTCTAAACAATGTATGTGCGCATTAGAGTATTACGGTTGGATATTTTGACGCGTGACATTGACATTTGCGTAACTTACGGTAATGACGCTCTACGTTAATATGCGTTCAAACAGACTGGTTCAAACTGAAACAGTTCCTGTTTATATTTGCTGTCAAAAGCGATCTTTTATACCGCGTCTATTGGAAGGAACTTATGTTTTATAGGTAAACGGCACATTTAACGTACTGTTTCAGTAGTTAAATGTTAACCTTGGACGCAGAGATTGAATTTCGATTGAATACTATCCAACTAACGTTAACTCGGCTTTTTACGTGGAAGCCGACTGGTCATTACACCAAATCAAATgatgaattaatataaaattaagatgttttagaGCAGTATCAATAACAGCATTCTCTAAAGGTAAAGAAGTGCGTTTCGTAAACTGTTTCAAAAACAGAGTAGAGAGAGATCAGCTTACAGTAGTGACTGCTGGCATGTCATCACTCCACCACCTCTATTCTTAAATGTGAAGTATTTAGGTTATAATCGGCGTAAGAAGATAACCTTTAATCGCCAGCAGTGGTAAACGGTGGGCATATATGTCTCACCGGTCCTCTGGCCATCATTAATTTGTGCAATCGTCGGAATTCAGCGCGTGAAGCCGCTAATGTCTGCGTCCGCCCTGCGACTGATCCGCGTCCGGAGGTTGAGCACAACCGGACCTGGACCTGGACCTGCTGTGAGGAGAGCACTGCCATGGAGAGACCTTAGTAAGACAGCATTTATGGTGTTTATGATGCCCAAAATAATGCCATTTGGATTTGAAACTGCTTTGATGTATTTGTCCACGAATACTTACCAAACAGGgcctacattttgtttttattgtttgtaaCTTTGGCATATCTGAATACATTTTAACCACTTATTGCAACTTTATAAAGATAAAcgtaaaataaaaaccaaaataattcatatttactgTTCAATagagtttttaaaagaaaatgatacttttattttgcaaggatgcattgaaagtgacagtaaaaacgtactgtataatgttacaaaagatttcactTCCAAATAACtctgttctgttctttttatTCAACAGAGAATCGTGAAAAATTATCATGGttttcttttcacaaaaaaattaagcagcacaatttcaTTTAATATTGAGCACCaagtcagtatattagaatgatgtgacactcaagactggagtaatggctgctgaaaatctagctttgccatcacacaaataaattacattttaaaatatattctaatagaaagtgggtaatatatatatatatatatatatatatatatatatatatatatatatatatatatatatatatattttttttttttttttttttttttttttttgcaaataaatgcagcatcatGGGGCACAGGagactttaaaacattaaatttaaaaattaataataataataataatacaataataataatcacactgaccccaaactcttgaatggtagtgtatatttattataaattaaaaatatatgttttattttttgtgctacTACCTTCGTATGTGTCCTTATATAATTCACATTTCATTTGTTTAGATAAATTGACAGATTTATTCTGAATGCTTAACTGAATAATTCTGAATGCTGGtcttcatttctctttttttgtctttaggaAGAATAGCAAAAATGACAGGAGCAATAGTATTGGGGTAGGTTTATTATTTGTGCTGTTTTGCATATATTACACAAACcattaagaaaataatacaatacataatacaatataatacagcACAGAGGGAATGTCAGTGGAAGCAGTTGTTAAAAGTGATATATCTTTTAAGCCAGGTTTGTTACCCTTCCCAGAAACATATTCTGACTTCTATCAGGTTTGCTTTCACAGAGGCTGTGTTTTCATCACATACGAGATGGTCACTCTGAACCAGGCCATCACTATCGACACCAGTGCAATACTCCAGGAGAAGCACAAGTCCTACATCTACCTGACTCACACCACTAATAGAGAAGAGGAGAGCCTTGCTTCTGGTACATTCTTGAAGGTttaacacttgtgtgtgtgtgtttgtgcttgaaAGAGTTTGTAAAGATCAGTGAGCCCAAAGATTCATTTGCATTTACATCTATTCCTCAAAAGCAACTTGCAAATGAGGAATACTGTACAATAAACGCTTCATCCTAAAAGTGTTAGTAACTTGAGAACTCAGTGGTGGTCCCCAAAACGCTAAGAGAAGTACTTGCTAGAGATATAAATGAGACGCTTTGAAACAGCACTAAAATAATAGGACATACAGTTATTTGTTCAGACATCAGTGCAGTAATTGTCAAGTTGTTGAATGGGTTTTGTATCCCTGTCTTAGAGtagtttagatttaatttttttaggatactttagATATATTGTTTGATATTAAAACAGCCCTGGAACTTATTGATTATCCACAACATACATTATTCTTTTTCCAGGCTTCACTCTGAAGACCAGGAAGGAACTTCATAAAGCAGCTAGAAAGTTTCTTGAAATTTCATCAAGAGTTCTTCTTCACCCTTTGGATGGTGAGTAGttttaaaatactgaaaataaatatttgttgacAGTAGGCACTATGTGTAACAAACAGCATAGTTCTAATAAAGAACATGCTTGGAAAAAACATTTGGGGCCAGTATGGTTTATTGCATAGCCTGAGAGTATTTCTGACCTCAGTGTCACCTGTAGCTGCACAAAGAGGAACTGACATGGATTGTTGTTCTATTTTAAATAGGGCAGGTATCTTACtgtcttttctgttctgttctgttcttatgcataatgtgtttttttttatggcagcATACTTGGCACCAGGTTTGAAGCTAAAGAGTAGtttataatatacactactgttgaaaagtgttttttttaataaataccttTATTTAGGAGGtatggattaaattgatcaaaagtgactgtgaactgtcaaataaatgcagaatcctgaagaaatatgattttcaacactactgttttctaataatattcaggtattagctgctgaaaattctgtaattgttttttattttattttatagaaatcagttgttttagttgtagttatatTTCTGTTTCGtatgactgtatttttgattaaataaaggcAGCTTTGgtgaaaatcttaaaaaaaaacattaatttgtaaACCTCTTCATAACAACTTTTCATATCATAGACTTTATaagtacatactacatactatatTTCTTCTAAGAAATATCTATTCTCCCTGGTTTTTATCATTACTTGAGATATATTATTTTGGGTCTCTTATATTAAGCTGATTGTCtattgcttgtttatttattttttctcaatcaTTTCCATATTTTGTTCCGTTTAAATTCGGTggtatacttttattcattatacAGCACGTTTCTAAACCTCGTGTTTAAATctctataaatatgtaaaaagtataaaagtgctctataaataaacattGATCATTTCTATGATGTCTCTGTATGATGTTAAATAAGCAGGTGTTGGTGTTTGTCTCTATCAGAGCATCTCAGTCATCTAGACGCAGACCCTCACGAATGTGCACTATGGGTGCTACTGAAGAAAACCTGCTCTCTGGACCGGGCCGTGAGAGAGCAGGCGGTGCAGGAACTGGCCCAGAATCACCACTGGCAGGGTGAGAGATGGCAGCACAcctctaaatctttttttttatttttataaaatgtcataaaatgttAAGATTGTCAGACTTTACTGAAAACTCATGTTGTTCTTGCTCATCAAAACCTATTTCTATTACGCAGATCCCTTTGCCCACTAGAGAAAAAGCACATCACTAACTCTTATGTCCTGTCATCATAGATTATCAGTACCAGACTGCAGCACAGGTGATAGATCAGCGCACAGCTGTGGCTCTCGCCCGCATACCTAACGTGGACCTGCGCTTCTTTCTCCCTCCTCCTCCACTGCCGCACACTGAAGATGTGCGTAGATGTCATTCAGACTATAACCAAATTGAATTGCTGTGTAATGTCAGTTACTTTAGCTAATGTTTGGTGCGTTTACAGGATATATCAATAGAAGATGGGCTTAGGCAGTTACTGGCATCTCTGCCCCAGTCGGAGGTGGATCAGTGTGTGAAGTACTTCACTTCTCTGGCACTAAGAGAGAGCAGCCAATCACTAGCCTCTCAACGGGTGAGACATACACACTCAAGCTACAGAGTGCAAAAGTTGAGTTCCAGAAATAAAAATGGCCTTTTTCtccatagtttttttattaatacttaagTATCAGTATTAATACTGACTGTGAGCTACAAGGTCGTTAATCAATGGAATATGCTTCTGATGAAGTCATCGGCCCAATTTATTTTTCaacttatttatttgaaataaccaTTCAGCACAGAATACCTGGTGAAAAAATTGctttacccatgattctgcaaagAAATCTCCTCCAATtagaaaatcaaaacaaatcatgCCAAAAGAACACTTTAGCGCCCACCCGCTATGAAGCATTGAGAATAACATCATcgaataacaatatatatatacattacagaccaaaggtttggacacaactctttgaatgagaaggtttctttattttcatgactatgaaaattgtagattcacactgaaggcatcaaaactatgaattaacatgtggaattatatacataacaaaaaagtgtgaaacaactgaaaatatgtcatattctaggttcttcaaagtagccaccttttgctttgattactgctttgcacactcttggcattctcttgatgagcttcaagaggtagtcacctgaaatggtcttccaacagtcttgaaggagttccctgagagatgcttagcactggttggcccttttgccttctgtctgcggtccagctcacccctaaaccatctcgattgggttcaggtccggtgactgtggaggccaggtcatctggcgcagcaccccatcgctctccttcttgctcaaatagcccttgatgccttcagtgtgactctacaattttcatagtcttgaaaataaagaaaactctttgaatgagaaggtgtgtccaaacttttggtctgtactgtatatatatatatatatatatatatatatatatatatatatatatatatatacacactgttttGCTTCGAATCAAAAGTTTGTAATGTAAGTCATTTTTAAATCCCTATTGGAAAATCACTTCTGGAATCAAGAATGCTGAAAAAGTGAATGGGCACTATTGtacttaatttaatcaaatttaaattcatataaaagtGCCACCATGTTAGCTGTGCATTTTGGTCTGTGATTATAGGGAGGGCTATGGTGTTTTGGAGGAAATGGGTTGCCCTATGCCCAAAGTCTGACTTCCACTCCCTCTGAGAAGGTGGAGACGTTCTGCCTGCAGGCCCTGGTGCAGCACTCAAAGGTGAAGATTTACAAACTCTGCAAAGTGACATGTGTTTGTGTAGCAAGGAAGTAAGCAGTGATCAAAGAGGACAGGATGCTTGGGTGTGTTGAGTGATGTTTTGATGACATTCTTGATGTGTACCTTCAGTTGATCATTTTTAATCAAGGATTTATTCATTGTTGGTAATAAACGAATCCGTTCAAAGCATTTGAGAGTTCTTTGTTCACAGGTCCACAGTCATTGTGATCACATTGTCGCTAATGGAGGACTGCAGCTCTTGCAAAGAGTCTACCAGCTTCGCAGAGACTCTCCAAAAATTCAGCACAACATTGTGCGAATTATTGGAAATCTCGCCCTGAATGAGAGCTTGCACACAGCCATAGTACAGTCAGGTTAGCGTTGTACTTTAGAACAACTGATTCATGAACTTGATTTTGAGTTGAAAAAGAGTAGTTCTTTATTCTCTTCTGTGGTTGACCTTTAGGTTGGGTGTCTGTCCTGGCTGAGATGATCCAGTCACCATACATCTTGCAGGCATCTCTTGCTGCCCGTGCTTTAGCCAATTTGGACCGAGAAGCTGTACAACAGAAGTACCAGGATGGTGTTTACATATTGCACCCACAATGCCGCACAAAGTATGCATGCTTATTTGAACTTCCTCTTATGCTTACcctgtctgcatttatttgataagaaatggagtaaaaactgtgatattctgaattttattttggtaatatatttttaaagtttcaCTTATTCCTGAATTGGCAATTCAaatcattactccggtcttcagtgtcacatgatcattctgatatgctgattacctgctcaagaaacatcttatcaatgttcaaaacaattgtgctggggaaaccgtgatacatttttactttagtttctttgatgaatagaaagtttaaaagaacagcatttatttgaaatctgttgtaacattagaaatgtctttattgtcatttttgatcaatttaatgcatctttgccaAATGTGTCTGAAAATATCTTTTGTTTAGTGAGGATAAATCATGTTTTCcattctttatattatatattatagccAGCCAATCAAAGCTGATGTTCTCTTCGTGCATGGCCTCTTGGGGGCAGCTTTTAAAACATGGCGCCAGAAGGATCTTGACGTGACGGATGATGACATGGTGGAAGGGGTTCGAGAGGACTACACTGAATGCTGGCCCAAGGTcagatttaaaacaaataataataaacttatgaGTAGTTTACAGTCACCCAAATATTATATGCAATACAATGGCATGACAGGGCCTCAGAGCTATTTTGAAAGTCTGAGCGAAGTCTAAAGTCagcaattaaacttttttttttttttacttttttttttcagtcatggtTGGCTGCAGACTGTCCAAACCTCCGAATCCTATCTGTTGAGTATGACACCCATTTAAGTGATTGGAAGGCAAAGTGTCCTGCTGAAAACCAAAGGTAAACAGTCAGATGTAAACAGAGATGTGCACATATATATAACACAATTTAGCATACCCGATATCCATGTTTTCCATTGCTTTTTGTGCTGTACAGAAAGTCCTTGGCCTACAGGAGTCAGGAACTGCTGAGGAAATTGAAGGATGCAGGTGTAGGGGAAAGGCCTGTGGTCTGGGTAGCCCACAGTATGGGAGGTTAGTCCATGATGGGTCTTAAAATAACCAGCACCCAACTATGACAGTATATTTATAAATCAACCTCCATCATAATTGTGTCTGAATTATTTGCAATACAGCAgttttttacagattattttgCAATTTCTATTTCAACtgataaatatataacataactGTTAGAGTAACTCTTACTCATAACTTGTGTCACAGGTTTACTTGTGAAAAAGATGCTCTTAGATGCCTCTAAAGATCCTGATCTCAGTCCGCTGATCAAGAACACGAAGGGAATTCTGTTCTACAGCGTTCCTCATCACGGCACGTTTATGGCAGGGTATTCTGTCAATGTCCGATATCTCCTTTTTCCCTCCATCGAAGTAAAAGAACTATGTAGAGGTATAATGTGATTTCTGTCATCCCtcctaaatattaatatataaatttcaCCTGATAAGATTCAGATTGATACTTAATCTCATTTACAAATCATTGTTCTGTTCATCTATTTCGACTCAGACTCTCCAGCATTACGGGACTTGAATGAAAATTTCCTGAACATTACAAAGGAACGAGAGTTTAAGGTCCTTAGCTTTGCAGAAACTCTGCCAACCTCCATTGGGCCGATGCTCAAAATATTGGTAGTTCCTTCTCAGTCAGCAGGTAGGTCAGAATAATTG is a window of Carassius auratus strain Wakin chromosome 45, ASM336829v1, whole genome shotgun sequence DNA encoding:
- the LOC113063160 gene encoding protein SERAC1 isoform X1, encoding MSASALRLIRVRRLSTTGPGPGPAVRRALPWRDLRRIAKMTGAIVLGGCVFITYEMVTLNQAITIDTSAILQEKHKSYIYLTHTTNREEESLASGFTLKTRKELHKAARKFLEISSRVLLHPLDEHLSHLDADPHECALWVLLKKTCSLDRAVREQAVQELAQNHHWQDYQYQTAAQVIDQRTAVALARIPNVDLRFFLPPPPLPHTEDDISIEDGLRQLLASLPQSEVDQCVKYFTSLALRESSQSLASQRGGLWCFGGNGLPYAQSLTSTPSEKVETFCLQALVQHSKVHSHCDHIVANGGLQLLQRVYQLRRDSPKIQHNIVRIIGNLALNESLHTAIVQSGWVSVLAEMIQSPYILQASLAARALANLDREAVQQKYQDGVYILHPQCRTNQPIKADVLFVHGLLGAAFKTWRQKDLDVTDDDMVEGVREDYTECWPKSWLAADCPNLRILSVEYDTHLSDWKAKCPAENQRKSLAYRSQELLRKLKDAGVGERPVVWVAHSMGGLLVKKMLLDASKDPDLSPLIKNTKGILFYSVPHHGTFMAGYSVNVRYLLFPSIEVKELCRDSPALRDLNENFLNITKEREFKVLSFAETLPTSIGPMLKILVVPSQSADLGIGDLIQVDVDHLNICKPEKKDSFLYKRTLQFIQDALGGQSIK
- the LOC113063160 gene encoding protein SERAC1 isoform X2, which codes for MVTLNQAITIDTSAILQEKHKSYIYLTHTTNREEESLASGFTLKTRKELHKAARKFLEISSRVLLHPLDEHLSHLDADPHECALWVLLKKTCSLDRAVREQAVQELAQNHHWQDYQYQTAAQVIDQRTAVALARIPNVDLRFFLPPPPLPHTEDDISIEDGLRQLLASLPQSEVDQCVKYFTSLALRESSQSLASQRGGLWCFGGNGLPYAQSLTSTPSEKVETFCLQALVQHSKVHSHCDHIVANGGLQLLQRVYQLRRDSPKIQHNIVRIIGNLALNESLHTAIVQSGWVSVLAEMIQSPYILQASLAARALANLDREAVQQKYQDGVYILHPQCRTNQPIKADVLFVHGLLGAAFKTWRQKDLDVTDDDMVEGVREDYTECWPKSWLAADCPNLRILSVEYDTHLSDWKAKCPAENQRKSLAYRSQELLRKLKDAGVGERPVVWVAHSMGGLLVKKMLLDASKDPDLSPLIKNTKGILFYSVPHHGTFMAGYSVNVRYLLFPSIEVKELCRDSPALRDLNENFLNITKEREFKVLSFAETLPTSIGPMLKILVVPSQSADLGIGDLIQVDVDHLNICKPEKKDSFLYKRTLQFIQDALGGQSIK